CTGGTGACATCAACAAGGCGGTGGAATTTCCCCACTGGAcgaatttgatatttattgtgCAATTTTGCTTGTCATGTATCATGGGATTTGTTTTGTCATACAGCGTTTTGCTCTGTACATATCACAACTCGGCTTTAACTACGACTATTATTGgctgtttgaaaaatataactgTTACTTATTTAGGGATGGTTGTGGGTGGTGATTATATATTCTCGTGGTGGAATTTTATTGGGTTGAATTTGAGTGTACTGGGAAGTTTGATTTATACTTGGGTTACATTTAAACCAAAAGATATTGTCGAGCCAAAATATTCACCGCTTGTTAGTACGCCtaataaaattcaagttatatgatttttatttatttagattttttaaatttagtgtcATTTAATCAATTACTTGGTGATTATGCAGCagcgaaatttatttttttattatgagaaTATTTAGTCacttaattgtaaatttaaaaatttttaaatgtttgcaATTTGAATTCTGAGAAAACTATTGAGTtggggtaaaaatttatagaaactttttttgtagacaattaatttctgtacaaaaaaggtctctttaCACTTTTACGTATTTTTAATAGTATGattagaatttgaatttttaaaaaaatcgattttaaaaattaaacatttatttgtaaataaaaaaattttttgtttaaattaaatttctaagaaaactattgaatttttgaaaaaattgacggataccttttttgtagagaattaattTCTGTACACAAAAGGTCTCTTTGTATTTGTACGTATCTTTAATAgtttactcaaaatttaaattttaaatttaaaagaaaaaaaactgtacagttaaaattttctgagcgcgttttttaaatttaaaattacatttaaattattgactttacgttaaaatttccgaaaatcttatttttacagaattgacttgtctacaaaaaaggtctcaacAAATTTCGACGTAAACTTTATAACTTcgtagttaattaaattaaaacagaatattttttattaaattacgccaggttttaattattttttcatcaaccTGCAgttgtgtaaataaaataaaataaaattaaattaacaatttttacgacgaaaaaaaagtaaataaataaaaccgcGAACATAATTACCAAGTAAAAGTAAAACATCTCGCGGGATTCGAGAAGTGCCattaatataagaatttatgtactttataattaattattaagtttcCTAATTACCTGAATggcaaaattaaattagtattTAGCGAAACCAAAGTTATAttgtaaagtattttatacaaagtaataaaaaaaataaacaagtaaGGCCTTGGTCAGTGCCGTTGATAACGTGTATGAAtgtaaagataaataaaatatttgataaactgTAATATCAGCAattgattttcatttattcaatCCTATACTTTACTGATTACAGGTACACTACTAAGAAGATATTCAACCGCATCCGGTAATGAGTTTGCCGACTTTTATCTCAAGAATCACGTAGAGTTGACGAGTCTCCAGCGCGCGGTTCTCGCTGGAGGTTCTGCTGTTGTTTCGCTAATAGATCCATCACGCGGAGATATGATTGCTTGTCTCGGCGAAACAACGGGCACACAGGCCTTGAAATACTGCCACCAACGCATGCTATTATCGCCCGAAGGTGCTAAAATCCTGAGTGATAAGCCTCGTATCAATACCAAGACCGTGGACTTTTCTCAGCTGAAAGAGCTGCCCGATAATACTCTCggaaaaatttactatgactTTTTATCAGTAAACGTAAGCTTCAGTCAcctcattaatttattcaaacccTACAATACATaagtaaataacaataatatttctaGAAAGTATCACCGGATTCAAGGGATGAcgttaaatttatagatgacaCAGAGTTAGCATACGTGATGCAAAGATATCGCGAAGTTCACGATATATTTCATGCAGTTCTGTTGATGCCAACAACTATGCTCGGTGAAGTGAGTGTCAAGTGGGTGGAAGCACTTCAAACCAAGTTACCCATGTGTATCGGCGGCGCATTGTTCGGTGCTGCTCGTCTACGTCCTcggtatataaatttatattcatatcaACATGAGCATTAACACACAACTACTACTGCAGTTAAATATACAGAGTTTGCCTACAGCAATCATAACATCAATTCACTcactgtatttttaaaataaaaataacaagtagttttttttttttttagccaaaGAAAACTCTACGTCAAGTATCATCTGCCTTGGGCTATAAATACTGGAAAAAATTCCGGGTTTCTTTTAAATACGTACTTTGAAAAAAGGTGGGAACAATCACTTGATGACTTCCACAGGGAAATGAACATACACCGGCtggtataaattaatttttatgtataatagactgtaaaaaatcggagtaattacggattttattttaatctgaattcactcggagtcctagagtaaaaaaaaaatcactccgtaCAAGGAGTAAATATGGAGTTCATTTTTTTAGTGGAGTAATTTTGgagggatttaaattttatttaaatttacattcactccgatttgaaactttaatatcaaagtaaactccggagtgaatttaacTCCGacgggattaaataaatagtcacgcactccggatttaatccgtattcactccgcaattttttacagaaattttatagaattaaataaataaataatttaagagtTACACagtataacaattttttttattgattgtaACACTGGAAATAttaagaatataatttttcaatgaaatacGATAATccatattacaaaattttgtgttacggtaaatatatatatatatttttatatatatataatttattattaattatattatataatatatatatttgttgttTATTTAGAACTACGGATTGTTGTTTAATAAATCTATCAACTACTTGGAGACATTAAATCATTCGGGCgtctgattattattttaaaaacttgatttaATGTTTAATTCAGAGTCGATACTGTCGCGTGATTATATATGTACAGACTACAAATTAGtacattattatcataataataataataaataattaattaattcattaattaattatcatgttTCATCAACAAAGCAAATACTGCATTATAACAAACAACTAGTTTCACTTTAGcccaataattaattgtcataATTTGCAATATCATATATCACGAGTGATGCAACTCCCAAAAATTGATTGTCGTATAAATTGTCATTCCTCGTagtattttatcaataatatataataataccgCGGTTtcataacataaatttttaatactaatccagcatttatttaaataataattattattattattaaggcCATTCGCAGGCAGTGATCccgacttttttaaaattttcaatgactttcaactaaaataagcgtatcaaaattttatcaattgatttaaaaaaaaaaacaaaaacctTTAATTGAAACACGGACGATTTCgccatgatcctgaagttagcagacaattaaaaatttttgaattttattttgaacaattaaatttgaagaaaaaaaaaaactgaaaaaatgcacgtgtagaaaattaaaaagtctataagtgcaattttttttaatattttttttttataatctatcattttttaaaaaatccaaaaaatattagacgtcggctaatttatgatcctgaagttggcagacagttgacaattttagaaatttttttttctactaactaattacaaaaaaaaaaaatctaaaaaaatgcacatgtagaaaattaaaaaatctacaagtgcaaattttagaaatattttttttttttttgattagttatagttcttgaaaaaatcacatttCGCCAAggtatagattaaaaaaaaaatttcttagagtttaaatcaattgggagttaaaccaaatttgtaaaataaatttcagttaaATCTTAATGCCAATTTTGGAATTcgaatttccaaattttgtaactaaaatttattaaaaaaaagttttgtaacTTCTAATTGataactgtaatttttttaaaattctgtcTCGACAaaattgtccttttttcaattaattaataaaactataataCAGTTACGACAGTTgcgtcattgcatattttaaaaaagtgggggCACTATCTGAGAAcccccttaatattaataacaataataataattattattatttatccttTATCTTttgtaaacatttttaaatagcttacatttatatatatttatatatatatatctttaagAAGAAATATCAAGCAATTTGTGTCACATGACATATCACAATCTGATGATTGCATTTGTGGTACTTCTTATGTCTTAATTGTCattgtaaaattacattattaaattaaatcaatgctaattaaattcaatagttTGTTCCATAGAGTACAGAGGATAATACTACAGTAACAATTATTTTCGCCATGTAATGCAAACGAtagtttacaaataaattgtcTATGATGAATAGAGGAAGAGCAGCGGCGTACTCGAGCGACAATGCACTCAAGTTAAATACGattacaatgataataataatagtaataatgtcaattataataataataacaacaacgtGAATAGAAGCCGTAAGAGCAAGTACTCGCATACCTGAGCGGCGAAGAGGAAAAGGTACAGgtgtattatattattaatttacaagaAGTCCACTcaactatacatatatatcttaaATTTCTTATGTAATCCTTCGTTACAAgttcattattatattaatatataaatattaattatcaataataatcatatatatatatatatatttatcatgagcatgatataaatttaacgaCGCGTCTTTGGCTTACATTGAAGACTAGGATATGTGGGACGCAACGTGAACGTTAACTCATGAAGCGTTTTCTCTTAAATTTACCGTCGTTGataattgcattttttttttttaatgttattattaaacatgattaattattattaacttttatcaATAAACTCCACGTCTCATatatcataatttataatctaatttttatattgactGGTTCTAATGACTAATAGAGGAaaacagttaaaaaataaaataaaaaactagatAATTAGATTTTACGTCTACTCTTGTCGGCGGTCttttaatattgttttttttttctttttttatcgatGAGCTGGAGAAAAATTAGCACTTGACatggattataaaaaatcttacCTTGTAGAtgcttataaataaattacgattATGCTTACAGGAAGAAGATAAACCTAGTTGAGCATAAGTTAGTTGGCCAGAGCATATCCCTCGGCTAGTGTTGGTGGTGATTGATGATTGtacatacaatatatattatatatatatatatatttatttataaatatatagatatagaggTTAATGCATCGTAGCtgattgtgttgggttatttgGTCCTGCAACATGCCGAGCTAACTTCCGTTATTACAATATTCCTATTCATTAAGCGTTAAACGTTTAAGGAAGACGTAAATGTCCTCAAAACTCGGGCGCTCTTCAGCGTGTTTACTCCAACACTTGGTCATCATGCGGTAGAGATCTCTGGAGCATGTTGCTGGCTGTGATAGTACACGTGTTTTCTTATCTTGGGATGAACAAGACAACGAGCTTGATGATGTCGTAGTACTGGTGGTCGTTGAGTTGTACCAATTACCGCAGTTCTCGAGGACTTGCTCCGATGTCATGTCGGAAAACGGTAAGTCTTCGCAGTATGTTAATATCTCCCATACTGTTGTTGCGTATGACCATACATCTGCCTGACAGCTTCGCTTACcctgcaatttttaaatcaccaaggtattttttaaatttattattattattttgtgttatttaattattagggATGCGCGAATCGGGTTCGAATCAAaactatttgaattattcgtaacTTTTCTAATTATTCGTCAATTTTGTAATCATccgaaagttttttaattatttgtaacttttcaaattactcGATTCGAACAGAGAAAATTTTGGTCAGCTTTCAAAGGGTGCATCGGAAATGATCTAGCTCTAGCTATCGCTATGTAGCAACGCTTCGCTAAAATTAGAGCTAAAGCATTTCCGAATGCAcccaaatatttaatttttatttaagggAGAGCTTAGTTTATAAAGTAACCAAACTCTTCAGTGTCTAAACTCTATTTACCTCtgacaataatttgaattaataaaaaaaactattgcaattttaagtcgttcaaataaaatttttgaatcactcgtaacttttaaataatttaaaaattctaattatttaaaatttcaaattt
This window of the Microplitis mediator isolate UGA2020A chromosome 8, iyMicMedi2.1, whole genome shotgun sequence genome carries:
- the LOC130673729 gene encoding ubiquinone biosynthesis protein COQ4 homolog, mitochondrial-like isoform X1; this encodes MTRIKYSFNSGNGIICRRGILKMIRLSSTLLRRYSTASGNEFADFYLKNHVELTSLQRAVLAGGSAVVSLIDPSRGDMIACLGETTGTQALKYCHQRMLLSPEGAKILSDKPRINTKTVDFSQLKELPDNTLGKIYYDFLSVNKVSPDSRDDVKFIDDTELAYVMQRYREVHDIFHAVLLMPTTMLGEVSVKWVEALQTKLPMCIGGALFGAARLRPRQRKLYVKYHLPWAINTGKNSGFLLNTYFEKRWEQSLDDFHREMNIHRLV
- the LOC130673729 gene encoding ubiquinone biosynthesis protein COQ4 homolog, mitochondrial-like isoform X2, translated to MQVSEHALWNQISSALFYGVSSFLITVINKTVLTTYNFPSFQVLGLGQMLSTIIILYVAKKLHYVDFPNLEVSTLPKIFPLPLIYIGNMIFGTLLRRYSTASGNEFADFYLKNHVELTSLQRAVLAGGSAVVSLIDPSRGDMIACLGETTGTQALKYCHQRMLLSPEGAKILSDKPRINTKTVDFSQLKELPDNTLGKIYYDFLSVNKVSPDSRDDVKFIDDTELAYVMQRYREVHDIFHAVLLMPTTMLGEVSVKWVEALQTKLPMCIGGALFGAARLRPRQRKLYVKYHLPWAINTGKNSGFLLNTYFEKRWEQSLDDFHREMNIHRLV